Part of the Enterobacter pseudoroggenkampii genome, CAGGTAGCCTGAACTGCTCAGATGGGTGATGGTCTGCATCATTTCCATGCAATAAAGAATGAGCCCAACGGTCAGCATTGTGTTCATCAGCCGAAGTTTATACTGCGCGGCCCACGTTCCGCGCCCAAACAGCAGGGCCGAAACAAAGGTCAGTATCGCCCAGAGAATATCAATCCAGTTCATGATGCGCCTCTGCTGTATGAGATGACTGGGTTAATAGCAGCCGCATGGCCGGGACAACCACCGGCCACGCGGTGTCGGAGAGGATCACCACGGCGCTTTTACGCTGTCGGTCGAAGGCGATAGCGGAAGCGAACCCCGACGATTCACCATCATGCCAGGTGATATCGCGCCCCTGAATGCGTGTGGTGAACCAGCCATAGCCCACGCGTGAATCGGGATCGTCAGTTGCAAACTGCGGCGTCATTGCGTCGCGCCATGCGAGCTGTCCTGCCAGCAGCGACTGAGCGTAATGGGCCATGTCGACAATGGTTGAACGCACGCCTCCGGCAGGGGTAAATGCGTGCATTATCCACGGCGCTTCGCTCAGGCCGGAAGCGGATCGACCCCGGCTGAACGTGGAAGAGGCGGGCGTTGTATCACTGGCGACGACAGAACCTGTCATGTGCGCCTGAGCGAATACGCGCGTTTGCAGGAGGTCAGCAAAAGATTGATGCGATGCACGCGCCAGCGCCAGTCCCAGCAGCGCATAACCGGTGTTGGAATAGTCAAATCCGGCCGGGCGTTCGACGCTGGCTTTATTCACCATGTCTATTAATGTCTCCTCATCGAAGTCCCAGAAATTGTCACGCAGGATGATGGACTTAATAACCTGAACTTTCTCGGGTAACGACGTCGCCAGCGGCGGCAGGCCGGAGCGATGTGAAGCCAACTGCGCCAGGGTAATATCGCTCGCCGGGCCTGCGATCTCCGGAATAAGTTCACCGACGCGGGTTTGCGGAGTCGCCTCGCCGCGTCGCTGCGCCTCAATCAACAGGCTGCTGGTCATGGTTTTGGTCAGGCTGGCGATTTCATACTGTTTTGTAAAATCGCTGTCCCACAGGGCGTACTGCACGCCTTTTGGCGTGATAAGTGCGACGGCAACGCTGCCACGCGCCCCGCTGAGGAGTGGCGTCAGGAACGAGACGATGGTTGCATCACCCGTCTGGCGCGGGGACGGCGTGCTGACGCCCGGCTGCAGGTAGATGCCTGTGGCAATCAGCGACACAAAAACCACCCCTGCGGCTAACACTCGCCTGCGGCTGTATACATACTGTTTATTCATGGTCTGCGCCTCAGAACTCGTACTGGATCATTGATGACAGGGTGTACTGCATGCGGCTGTTAACCAGCGGGCTTTTACCCGCTTCATCAAGCAGGCAGGCTGCGCGACCGGTCACCCCAGCCGCCAGATTTTCACTGATGTGCCAGACCAGTTCGCTATCGACTCCAGCTTCCTGTAAACCCGAAGATGGGGAATACGCCTCAAACCCGGTGCGCTGAGACTGGTTCGCGGTGACGCCATAATGGCGCTGCTGATAGCCGCTGTTCGCCCAGGTGATGTCACCTGCGACCGAAAATTCGACGTCCTGCCCGCGCCAGAGGGTGGACTTTACGCCGCTGTTCACGGTCCTCGCCAGCTGCTGCGTCTCGCCACCGTACCGGTGTTTTTGCGTTGCACTTAACGCGCGCAGCCATATCGTCCAGTCCTCGCGTTGATAACGCATTTCCGCGCCCGCCATCAGCATGTCGGCCATATCACCCATTCCCTGGAGATCACGGTTTTTTCGAGAGGAGAAGGGATAGTTAACCGTCTCTTTTCGCCCCTCATCAGAGGCCAGCAGCAGGCTCACGGCAAACGGGGCGTCGGGGTGATATGTCCATGCCAGCCCCTCCGTGGAGAGATCCCATTGCCCCCAGTCTTTACTCTTCAGACTCAGGCCGCCCTTCAGTAGCGGTCCGGGTGCGT contains:
- a CDS encoding serine hydrolase domain-containing protein, with translation MNKQYVYSRRRVLAAGVVFVSLIATGIYLQPGVSTPSPRQTGDATIVSFLTPLLSGARGSVAVALITPKGVQYALWDSDFTKQYEIASLTKTMTSSLLIEAQRRGEATPQTRVGELIPEIAGPASDITLAQLASHRSGLPPLATSLPEKVQVIKSIILRDNFWDFDEETLIDMVNKASVERPAGFDYSNTGYALLGLALARASHQSFADLLQTRVFAQAHMTGSVVASDTTPASSTFSRGRSASGLSEAPWIMHAFTPAGGVRSTIVDMAHYAQSLLAGQLAWRDAMTPQFATDDPDSRVGYGWFTTRIQGRDITWHDGESSGFASAIAFDRQRKSAVVILSDTAWPVVVPAMRLLLTQSSHTAEAHHELD
- a CDS encoding MipA/OmpV family protein; translated protein: MKRSLLYGVLLAGIALCAPLHGAELSGYAGLGVAVSPVYSGSRHYAPGPLLKGGLSLKSKDWGQWDLSTEGLAWTYHPDAPFAVSLLLASDEGRKETVNYPFSSRKNRDLQGMGDMADMLMAGAEMRYQREDWTIWLRALSATQKHRYGGETQQLARTVNSGVKSTLWRGQDVEFSVAGDITWANSGYQQRHYGVTANQSQRTGFEAYSPSSGLQEAGVDSELVWHISENLAAGVTGRAACLLDEAGKSPLVNSRMQYTLSSMIQYEF